A single region of the Hyphomonas adhaerens MHS-3 genome encodes:
- a CDS encoding PaaI family thioesterase translates to MEDDATPTAEPWQVMGENLEIMTGGIPWGRRMSFRVTKLEKGHVWGVQPWKERLVGDPDTGVIHGGVLTSFLDNLCGMAASSALDKARFVSTLDLRIDYMRAAEPHREILGEAECYHITRSVCFTRAWAYHESRDKVIATAAGAFAINKPRSVESLRKS, encoded by the coding sequence ATGGAAGATGACGCGACGCCAACTGCCGAACCCTGGCAGGTCATGGGAGAAAACCTGGAAATCATGACCGGCGGCATCCCTTGGGGACGCCGGATGAGTTTCCGCGTCACCAAGCTGGAAAAAGGCCACGTCTGGGGCGTTCAGCCCTGGAAAGAACGCCTTGTCGGCGATCCGGACACAGGCGTGATCCATGGCGGCGTGCTGACCTCATTCCTCGACAACCTCTGCGGCATGGCGGCGAGTTCCGCGCTCGACAAGGCCCGCTTCGTTTCCACGCTGGACTTACGTATCGACTATATGCGCGCGGCCGAACCGCACCGGGAAATCCTCGGTGAGGCGGAATGCTACCACATCACCCGCAGTGTCTGCTTCACCCGTGCCTGGGCCTATCACGAGAGCCGGGACAAGGTGATCGCCACCGCGGCAGGTGCCTTCGCCATCAACAAGCCGCGCTCGGTTGAATCGCTGAGGAAATCTTGA
- a CDS encoding PaaI family thioesterase: MADEHLPTRGEQVQAFLARTPIAQEIGMRCEVMGDEMTAVMPFQQKLIGNFTIQALHGGAIATFLELTAMAQVYLVTEHLERPPRPINITIDYLRQGHAKDTFARATITKMGRRMCSVRAEAWQDERSKPVTSLLAHFKVGGD; encoded by the coding sequence ATGGCTGACGAACACCTCCCCACCCGCGGCGAACAGGTACAGGCCTTCCTGGCCCGGACCCCGATCGCGCAGGAAATCGGCATGCGTTGCGAAGTCATGGGCGACGAGATGACAGCGGTCATGCCGTTCCAGCAGAAACTGATCGGCAATTTCACGATTCAGGCCCTGCACGGCGGCGCCATTGCCACCTTCCTGGAGCTGACCGCCATGGCACAGGTCTACCTCGTGACCGAGCACCTGGAACGCCCGCCCCGGCCGATCAACATCACGATCGACTATCTCCGCCAGGGCCACGCCAAGGACACGTTTGCCCGCGCAACCATCACCAAGATGGGCCGGCGCATGTGCTCGGTCCGGGCCGAGGCCTGGCAGGACGAGCGGTCAAAACCGGTCACCAGCCTTCTGGCGCATTTCAAGGTGGGCGGCGACTGA